A stretch of the Candidatus Limnocylindrales bacterium genome encodes the following:
- a CDS encoding parallel beta-helix domain-containing protein yields the protein MKTAAFPMAILLLAAAPQAYAGDQLVPGQKLSMRSSDTGHQRLVWIGRGGQVTPPPGADDPTLGGASLGIVTSSGESATLELPAAGWRRTRTGGYSYRGAAPSAVQTARIRDGRLSLRATSTGITLGEPSQQWVGTILTVGATRYCSLFDSGIRADVPGRFDALDAPAPPACPIGGTGSVTWLIEDGPDEQSQTLAAFFAAAAGDTIEFGEGAFEFSTTLIMAHKEGITIRGQGSDKTVLDFMTSNSPEGISLSHMTGITIEDLTIIDTPGFSLKVSDSDYVVLRNLRAMWSSSDSDPNDEVDDRGGMDPKMPSTLDVTCVHELSFPTSTGTYTDKDGVVRNYVTDSGNGGYAIYPVLSNDIVLDNVVALGASDAGIYVGQSNDVIVKNSEALFNVAGYEIENTDDADMFDNVAHCNTGGFLVFDLPGLNQYGDRTRVFNNYSGYNNTVNFAPGGVVTGVPQGVGMLQLGYDRVEIFNNTVEFNRTVGFVAASHELLDGNINNADKRMDLYPEGIHIHDNVFTTNGTNPQPPEEGVIICQPGTGGDTGVPCVPTGVNDGHDSLLNALIQIKGTLAADGYGPTGAHVVWDGMYDEEAYACDLAPEFASLVDERGKPQYTGAHVPSCRFNKYKFDDPSQASTRRHPEYWMCVTDSGDPGGNTFSPDSRKFMNFENTDPTDPPIVDINTHDCPTLFGEQLAPLSAAVVEEYVPGATGEDPPTQAEIAAICAAYSGNEINREAIQHNCQWLSQYNLFADPTDPRSNPNEGGVLFDLTTPLFSDYAVKYRFVFLPPGQAAQWNEGSGSAPNATLGFPVGTVIAKTFAFRDGADEEVVETRLLMHRSGRNGTSFWEGMAFIWEKDEAGNRTDARLAVGGGTASVSWNFEDPDPDVSATYVGSTSGYSIPHANQCGSCHINDDLEPGDAPIGPKVRLLNRPMNYGAGNVNQLQHWKDLGLLAGAPELTVDGDGIATNVLRAPRFNVPGDAFLIPPSEQSRLDQMTAQEIDKEMRARAWLESNCAHCHNRDGLAQSTGVFLDVFRKVDLNFGICKRPTTAGSSSGGNQFDIVPGSAATSILSYRAHSVIPGTQMPPIARSVAHDEALAVVDDWINTVIDGRYSGSGCEQ from the coding sequence ATGAAAACTGCTGCTTTTCCCATGGCGATCCTGCTGCTGGCCGCCGCTCCGCAAGCGTACGCCGGCGACCAGCTCGTGCCCGGACAGAAGCTGTCCATGCGATCGTCGGATACCGGCCACCAGCGCCTGGTCTGGATCGGCCGCGGCGGCCAGGTGACTCCGCCACCGGGCGCGGACGACCCGACCCTCGGCGGCGCCAGCCTCGGCATCGTCACCAGCAGCGGCGAGTCCGCCACCCTGGAGCTGCCGGCGGCGGGCTGGCGCCGCACGCGCACCGGCGGCTACAGCTATCGCGGCGCCGCACCCTCGGCGGTGCAAACGGCGCGAATCCGCGACGGCCGCCTGTCCCTGCGCGCAACCTCCACCGGAATCACGCTCGGCGAGCCGTCTCAGCAGTGGGTCGGCACGATCCTGACCGTCGGCGCGACGCGTTACTGCTCGCTCTTCGACAGCGGCATTCGTGCCGACGTTCCAGGCCGGTTCGACGCGCTGGACGCGCCGGCACCTCCGGCCTGTCCCATCGGCGGCACCGGCAGCGTGACTTGGCTGATCGAGGATGGCCCCGACGAGCAGTCGCAGACGCTGGCCGCGTTCTTCGCGGCCGCCGCCGGCGACACGATCGAATTCGGCGAGGGGGCCTTCGAATTCAGCACCACGCTCATCATGGCGCACAAGGAAGGCATCACCATTCGCGGCCAGGGCAGCGACAAGACCGTGCTCGATTTCATGACGAGCAACTCACCGGAAGGCATCTCGCTGTCGCACATGACGGGGATCACGATCGAGGATCTGACGATCATCGACACTCCCGGCTTCTCGCTGAAGGTCTCCGACTCCGACTACGTGGTGTTGCGCAACCTGCGCGCCATGTGGTCGAGCTCGGACTCCGACCCCAACGACGAGGTAGACGATCGTGGCGGCATGGATCCGAAGATGCCGTCCACCCTGGACGTCACCTGCGTCCACGAGCTGTCGTTTCCGACCAGCACCGGCACCTACACCGACAAGGACGGCGTGGTGCGCAACTACGTCACCGACAGCGGCAACGGCGGGTACGCGATCTACCCGGTGCTCTCGAACGACATCGTCCTCGACAATGTGGTGGCCCTTGGCGCCTCCGATGCAGGCATCTACGTCGGCCAGTCCAACGATGTCATCGTCAAGAACAGCGAGGCGCTGTTCAACGTGGCCGGTTACGAGATCGAGAATACCGATGATGCCGACATGTTCGACAACGTCGCCCACTGCAACACCGGCGGCTTCCTCGTCTTCGACCTGCCGGGCCTGAACCAGTACGGCGATCGGACGCGCGTCTTCAACAACTACTCCGGCTACAACAACACCGTCAATTTCGCGCCCGGCGGCGTGGTCACCGGCGTGCCGCAGGGCGTGGGCATGCTGCAGCTCGGCTACGACCGCGTCGAGATCTTCAACAACACCGTCGAGTTCAACCGCACCGTCGGCTTCGTGGCCGCCAGCCACGAGCTGCTCGACGGCAACATCAACAACGCCGACAAGCGCATGGATCTGTATCCGGAAGGGATCCACATCCACGACAACGTCTTCACCACCAACGGCACCAACCCGCAGCCGCCCGAGGAAGGCGTCATCATCTGCCAGCCCGGAACCGGCGGCGACACCGGCGTCCCGTGCGTGCCGACCGGCGTCAACGACGGCCACGATTCGCTCCTCAACGCGCTGATCCAGATCAAGGGCACGCTGGCCGCCGACGGCTACGGCCCCACCGGCGCGCACGTGGTCTGGGACGGCATGTACGACGAGGAGGCGTACGCGTGCGATCTGGCGCCGGAATTCGCATCGCTGGTCGACGAGCGCGGCAAGCCTCAGTACACCGGCGCGCACGTGCCGTCGTGCCGCTTCAACAAGTACAAGTTCGACGATCCCTCGCAGGCCTCCACACGGCGCCATCCCGAGTACTGGATGTGCGTGACCGACAGCGGCGACCCCGGCGGCAACACGTTCTCGCCCGACAGCCGCAAGTTCATGAACTTCGAGAACACGGATCCTACCGATCCGCCCATCGTCGACATCAACACGCACGACTGCCCGACGCTGTTCGGCGAGCAGCTCGCTCCGCTGTCGGCGGCCGTCGTCGAGGAGTACGTGCCCGGCGCGACCGGCGAGGATCCTCCGACGCAGGCGGAGATCGCCGCGATCTGCGCCGCCTACAGCGGCAACGAGATCAACCGCGAGGCGATCCAGCACAACTGCCAGTGGCTGTCGCAGTACAACCTGTTCGCCGATCCGACCGATCCGCGCAGCAATCCGAACGAGGGCGGCGTCCTCTTCGACCTGACCACGCCGCTCTTCTCGGACTATGCGGTCAAGTACCGCTTCGTCTTCCTGCCGCCGGGCCAGGCGGCGCAGTGGAACGAGGGAAGCGGGTCGGCTCCCAACGCGACGCTGGGCTTCCCGGTGGGAACGGTGATCGCCAAGACGTTCGCGTTCCGTGACGGCGCCGACGAGGAGGTCGTCGAGACACGCCTGCTCATGCATCGCAGCGGCCGCAACGGCACGTCGTTCTGGGAAGGCATGGCCTTCATCTGGGAGAAGGACGAGGCGGGCAATCGCACCGACGCGCGCCTGGCGGTGGGCGGCGGCACTGCATCGGTGTCGTGGAACTTCGAGGATCCGGATCCGGACGTGAGTGCGACGTACGTCGGCAGCACCAGCGGCTACTCCATCCCGCACGCCAACCAGTGCGGAAGCTGCCACATCAACGACGACCTGGAGCCGGGCGACGCACCGATCGGCCCGAAGGTGCGGCTGCTGAACCGGCCGATGAACTACGGCGCTGGCAACGTGAACCAGCTCCAGCACTGGAAGGACCTGGGGCTGCTGGCCGGCGCGCCGGAGCTGACCGTCGACGGCGACGGGATCGCGACCAACGTGCTTCGCGCTCCGCGCTTCAACGTGCCCGGGGATGCGTTCCTCATCCCGCCCAGCGAGCAGTCGCGGCTGGATCAGATGACGGCGCAGGAGATCGACAAGGAGATGCGAGCGCGCGCCTGGCTCGAGTCCAACTGCGCGCACTGCCACAACCGCGACGGCCTGGCGCAGAGCACCGGCGTGTTCCTCGACGTCTTCCGCAAGGTCGACCTCAACTTCGGAATCTGCAAGCGGCCAACCACGGCCGGCAGCTCCTCGGGCGGCAACCAGTTCGACATCGTTCCGGGAAGCGCGGCCACATCGATTCTGTCCTACCGTGCGCACTCGGTGATCCCCGGAACGCAGATGCCTCCGATCGCGCGCAGCGTGGCGCACGATGAGGCCCTCGCCGTGGTGGACGACTGGATCAACACCGTGATCGACGGTAGATACAGTGGATCAGGCTGTGAGCAGTAA